A single Osmerus mordax isolate fOsmMor3 chromosome 7, fOsmMor3.pri, whole genome shotgun sequence DNA region contains:
- the LOC136946362 gene encoding dual specificity protein phosphatase 7-like: MTNVTPSKSVEWLQVELESGGSSLLLLDCRSHELFESSHIETAINLAIPGLMLRRFKKGNIPIRTIIPNHEDKEKFLRRCDTDTVILYDECTIDWQESGTTGSVLGLLLQKLWDDGCKAYYLEGGFLKFQTEYPEHCETLLDSSCPSCSPPLSVLGLGSLRISSDCSDGESDREPSSATESEESPIPNNQPAFPVQILPHLYLGCAKDSTNLDVLGQYNIKYILNVTPNLPNAFEHDGHFRYKQIPISDHWSQNLSPFFPEAISFIDEARSQQCGVLVHCLAGISRSVTVTVAYLMQRLNLSLNDAYDFVKRKKSNISPNFNFMGQLLDFERTLGLHSPCDNRAPNEQLYFTTPTNHNVFQLDRLEST, from the exons ATGACTAATGTGACGCCAAGCAAGAGCGTAGAATGGCTGCAAGTGGAGTTAGAATCCGGAGGAAGCTCGTTGCTTTTGCTGGACTGCCGATCGCACGAGCTTTTTGAATCATCCCACATAGAAACGGCCATTAATTTGGCTATACCTGGACTAATGCTACGGAGGTTTAAGAAGGGCAATATACCCATCCGAACTATCATTCCAAACCATGAAGATAAGGAGAAATTTCTCAGACGATGCGACACAGATACAGTGATTCTGTATGACGAGTGCACTATAGATTGGCAGGAGAGTGGAACCACGGGTTCGGTTCTGGGACTGCTTCTTCAGAAATTATGGGATGACGGATGTAAAGCATATTACCTGGAAG GGGGATTTCTGAAGTTCCAGACAGAGTATCCAGAGCATTGTGAGACGCTGCTGGACAGCTCCTGCCccagctgctctcctcccctctccgtcCTGGGCCTGGGGAGTCTGAGGATCAGCTCCGACTGCTCCGACGGGGAGTCGGACCGGGAGCCCAGCAGTGCCACCGAGTCTGAAGAGAGCCCCATTCCTAACAACCAGCCCGCCTTCCCTGTCCAGATCCTCCCGCACCTGTACTTGGGCTGTGCCAAAGACTCCACCAACCTGGATGTGCTTGGACAGTACAACATCAAGTACATCCTCAATGTCACACCCAACCTGCCTAATGCGTTTGAACATGATGGCCACTTCAGGTACAAGCAGATCCCCATTTCTGACCACTGGAGCCAGAACTTGTCTCCGTTCTTTCCTGAAGCCATATCATTCATCG ATGAGGCTCGCTCGCAGCAGTGTGGCGTCCTGGTGCACTGCCTGGCAGGGATCAGTCGCTCTGTCACCGTCACCGTGGCCTACCTGATGCAGAGGCTCAACCTGTCCCTCAACGATGCCTACGACTTTGTCAAGAGGAAAAAGTCCAACATTTCCCCAAACTTCAACTTCATGGGGCAGCTGCTGGACTTTGAGAGGACACTAGGGTTGCACAGCCCATGTGACAACCGTGCACCGAATGAGCAGCTGTACTTTACGACGCCGACCAATCATAATGTATTTCAACTGGACAGGCTGGAATCTACATGA
- the LOC136946268 gene encoding 5-aminolevulinate synthase, non-specific, mitochondrial-like, with amino-acid sequence MDTVIRRCPFLTIVPRAFLQLVAKSSLVGYAQRCPVMMDLASRPLARALSSSASVSNDTSNDELNRASKPPPGHPMPPAGQAVGSKCPFLAAEMGQNNNRVVREAHIELQEDVQEMNTVRANKSESVVDPSVMNLIKADKSDPGVLKNILKQQPRKVSHLLKDNLPKATATFKYDQFFEKKIEGKKKDHSYRVFKTVNRRATTFPMADDYSESLHLKRNVSVWCSNDYLGMSRHPRITQSIMDTLQKHGAGAGGTRNISGTSKFHVDLEFELADLHRKDAALLFTSCFVANDSTLFTLAKMLPGCEIYSDAGNHASMIQGIRNSGAKKFIFRHNDVNHLRELLQKSDTSTPKIVAFETVHSMDGAVCPLEEMCDVSHEFGAITFVDEVHAVGLYGARGGGIGDRDGVMHKMDIISGTLGKAFGCVGGYIASTRALVDTVRSYAAGFIFTTSLPPMLLAGARESIQTLKSEEGRVLRRKHQRNVKLMRQMLMDSGLPVVHCPSHIIPVRVADAAKNTELCDIMMERYSIYVQAINYPTVAKGEELLRIAPTPHHTPQMMHYFVKCLVQAWKEVGLGLRSHSSGECNFCRQPLHFEQMSEREKSFFTGLSHMISARA; translated from the exons ATGGACACTGTCATACGTCGATGCCCTTTTCTGACGATCGTGCCCCGGGCCTTCCTGCAGCTGGTAGCAAAGTCGTCTCTAGTGGGCTATGCTCAGAGGTGTCCTGTGATGATGGACCTGGCCTCAAGACCTCTGGCCAgagccctgtcctcctctgcctctgtgtccAATGACACATCCAATGACG AGCTGAATCGTGCGTCCAAGCCGCCCCCGGGCCACCCAatgccccctgctggccaggctgtgggctccAAGTGCCCGTTTCTGGCTGCTGAGATGGGGCAGAACAACAATAGAGTGGTGAGGGAGGCCCACATAGAGCTGCAGGAGGATGTGCAGGAGATGAACACCGTCCGCGCAA ACAAATCTGAGTCTGTGGTTGATCCATCCGTAATGAATCTCATCAAAGCAGACAAGTCTGACCCAGGGGTTCTGAAGAACATTCTAAAGCAGCAGCCGCGCAAGGTCTCTCACTTGCTGAAGGACAACTTGCCCAAAG CCACTGCCACCTTTAAGTACGATCAATTCTTTGAGAAAAAGATCGAAGGGAAGAAGAAAGACCACAGCTACCGGGTGTTTAAGACTGTGAATCGACGTGCCACAACCTTCCCCATGGCAGATGACTACTCCGAGTCTCTCCACCTGAAgagaaatgtgtctgtgtggtgcagCAACGACTACCTGGGCATGAGCCGCCATCCCCGCATCACCCAGTCCATCAT gGACACGTTACAGAAGCAtggggcaggagcaggaggcACGCGCAACATCTCTGGAACCAGTAAGTTCCACGTGGACCTTGAGTTTGAGCTGGCCGACCTGCACAGAAAAGACGCTGCACtcctcttcacttcctgtttcgtaGCCAATGACTCAACATTATTCACTCTGGCCAAAATGCTACCAG GTTGTGAGATCTACTCGGATGCAGGAAACCATGCCTCCATGATTCAGGGTATAAGGAACAGCGGAGCCAAAAAGTTTATCTTCCGTCACAACGACGTCAATCATTTACGAGAGCTGCTGCAGAAGTCTGACACTTCCACCCCCAAGATCGTGGCTTTTGAGACGGTACATTCAATGGATG GTGCTGTGTGTCCTCTGGAGGAGATGTGCGACGTGTCCCACGAGTTTGGGGCCATCACATTTGTGGACGAGGTGCATGCTGTGGGCCTCTACGGAGCCCGGGGGGGAGGCATCGGAGACCGAGACGGTGTCATGCACAAGATGGACATCATCTCAGGCACTCTCG GGAAGGCGTTTGGTTGTGTGGGCGGCTACATCGCCAGCACCAGGGCCCTGGTGGACACGGTGCGCTCCTACGCAGCAGGCTTCATCTTCACCACCTCCCTGCCGCCCATGCTGCTGGCCGGCGCCAGGGAGTCCATCCAGACCTTGAAGAGTGAAGAGGGACGCGTGCTCCGGAGGAAGCACCAGAGGAACGTCAAGCTGATGCGCCAAATGCTGATGGACTCGGGGCTGCCCGTGGTCCACTGCCCCAGCCACATCATCCCTGTGAGG GTGGCGGACGCAGCCAAGAACACGGAGCTGTGTGACATCATGATGGAACGCTACAGCATCTACGTCCAGGCCATAAACTATCCCACGGTGGCCAAGGGGGAGGAGCTTCTTCGCATCgcccccacaccacaccacaccccccaAATGATGCACTACTTTGTCA AGTGCCTCGTGCAGGCTTGGAAGGAGGTGGGACTGGGCCTGAGGTCTCACTCATCAGGGGAGTGTAACTTCTGCCGGCAGCCTCTTCACTTTGAGCAGATGAGCGAAAGGGAGAAGTCCTTCTTCACAGGCCTCAGTCACATGATCTCTGCCAGAGCCTAA
- the spo11 gene encoding meiotic recombination protein SPO11 has protein sequence MESNILEQKFVAVDKLRVELLEHLNSMDTQHEEEEVSSQDALTRIEKVIVGIVKQLSTGHAPAFVLPNRSSWANVSFDSAIGLQMSWRKSVTTVRSDCSSSVTKFAQILKVLSTIYKLVQSNSYATKRDIYYNDTQLFGSQRIVDSIVDDLSCMLRIPRRKLHVLATSKGLISGALCYLEEDGTRVDCHSSSTAVPVSSNVGGIRNIVSSAKFVLIVEKDATFQRLLDDELCSKLFPCIMITGKGVPDVNSRLMVRKLWDTLHIPIFALVDADPHGIEIMCIYKYGSVAMSFEAHSLTVPSVMWLGLLPSDLQRLRVPEDALIPLTHRDENKLSSLLKRPYLTCQPAWQREMELMQQNKVKAEIQSLASIAPGFLPQVYLPNKLRYGGWI, from the exons ATGGAATCAAACATATTAGAACAAAAGTTTGTTGCGGTTGATAAACTTCGTGTAGAGTTGCTGGAACATTTAAATAGTATGGATACTCAACATGAGGAGGAAGAAGTTAGCAG CCAGGACGCTTTAACACGCATTGAAAAGGTGATTGTTGGAATAGTGAAGCAACTGTCCACAGGTCATGCACCAGCTTTTGTCCTTCCAAACAGATCGAGTTGGGCCAATGTTAG TTTTGACAGTGCCATTGGGCTTCAAATGAGCTGGAGAAAGTCTGTCACCACAGTTCGGAGCGACTGTTCCTCGTCTGTCACTAAATTTG CACAAATACTCAAAGTTCTGTCAACCATCTACAAACTTGTACAGAGCAACTCATACGCTACTAAAAG GGACATCTACTACAATGACACACAGCTGTTTGGTTCACAGAGAATCGTAGATTCCATTGTGGATGACCTTTCCTGTATGCTTAGGATTCCACGCAGGAAACTGCATGTG CTGGCTACGTCCAAGGGACTCATCTCAGGCGCCCTGTGTTACCTGGAGGAGGATGGCACCAGGGTGGACTGCCACTCCAGTTCCACT GCTGTTCCAGTCTCATCCAATGTAGGCGGAATAAGGA ACATTGTGTCATCAGCAAAGTTTGTGTTGATCGTGGAGAAGGACGCAACCTTCCAGAGACTGCTGGATGATGAGCTTTGCTCTAAGCTGTTTCCCTGCATCATGATCACA GGCAAAGGAGTGCCAGATGTGAACAGCAGGCTGATGGTGAGAAAGCTTTGGGATACCCTGCACATCCCCATCTTTGCTTTGGTGGATGCAGACCCTCATG GAATTGAGATCATGTGCATCTACAAGTACGGATCAGTG GCCATGTCGTTTGAGGCCCACAGTCTGACCGTCCCCAGCGTGATGTGGCTaggcctcctcccctctgacctCCAGAG ATTGAGGGTGCCCGAGGATGCGCTGATTCCCCTCACCCACAGAGATGAGAACAAACTGAGCAGCCTGCTCAAACGGCCTTACCTCACCTGCCAACCAGcctggcagagagag ATGGAGTTAATGCAGCAGAATAAGGTCAAAGCTGAAATCCAGTCATTGGCATCCATAGCTCCTGGTTTTCTCCCCCAAGTCTACCTGCCAAACAAGCTGCGCTATGGAGGATGGATATGA